TCCGACTGCTCCCGGCTGGCGATGGTATACACCACCTTGGCTTTGAAAACCGATTGGGAGTTCGGCACCGTGCAGGGCGGCTGGTTGAGAACCAGCAGCGCGATGCTATTGGTATCGGGTTCCTGGCGGGCAGTGCCGACGGGCGCGGAGGCCATCAATGCCGCTCCCATCAAGGAGCACAGCCAAGCTGCAAGTTGTTTTTTCATAGCGGACGAGCAATTGAGTGCCTAAGTACATACAAAAAGGCCGGCCCCACAGCGGGACCGGCCTTTTTTACCAGAGATGGCGCAGCAGGATTACTCCACCACCACCTTGCGCACCACAGGCGTACCGTCGATGCTCAGGCGCAGCGTGTAGACGCCCGCGGCCAGGCCGCGCACGTCAAACTCCTCGCTGATTCCCTGACCGGCCGGGGCACTCAGCTTGCGCGTCAGCACGGTCTGGCCCAGGGCATTCACCAGCGTGGCCGATACCGCGGCCTTGCTGCTCAGCACCGGCAGCTGCAGGCGGAACGAGGTCGAGGCCGGGTTCGGGAACAGCTGTGTTTGGGCGGCCAGGGCTTGGGCGGGCGTAGTAGCCAGCACCCCGGCCGCACGGAATTCCAGCGAGAACCGACCCGGGGCCGTGGTGGCGGCCAGCGTGAAGGCGTAGCTGCTGCCCGTGCTCAGGGCCGTGCGGGTGCCGGTGAGGGCATCTACCAGCGTTACAGTTCCGGTGAAGTTGGCCACGTTGGCAGCCGCAAAGCGGTAGCTGCCGGCCTGCGGCACCTGCACCGCCAGGGGCACGATGACGGCGGCGCTGCCCGGCAGCGGCAGGCCGTTGATGGCCATTTCCTGGCCATTGGCTACCGAGGCCAGGTTGAGGCCGCTGGGGTTAGCCAGCTTGGTGGCGTCGAACTCCGCGTCGCGGCCGGCGGTGGCACCGGCTTCAAAGTACACATAAGCCTCGTCGAGGCCGGTGCTGGCGCCGCTCAGCTGCAGGTGCACCTGCGGGCGCACGTCCACGGTGCCGCGGCCGAAGGCAGGCTGCGGGCCGTAGGTGGCCACGCGGTTGGCGTTGGTCAGGTTCACGGCGCCGGTGCTGCCCTGGGTAGCCACGCGCACGAAATAGCCCGAAGCCGTGGGAATGAGCGAGGAAGCGCCCACGCCGTTGGCGTAGCTGCGGTAGCTGCCGCCGTACTGGCCGCTGCTCTGGAACACGTACATGGCAGCGTCCATGCCGGGGCGCTGGGCAGTGCCCACGGTGCTCCAGTCCAGCGGTGCCGGGTACGGGTTGCCGAGGAACTGCCAGCCGCCATCGGCGCCGGTGTAGGCCAGCGTGCCCGAATTCTGGCTGCCGTTGTTCAGCGTGCCCACAAAATCAATCAGGGCCGTGTTGGGTGCGTTCACGGTGTAGCCGCGGTTCACGGCCATGGCATCGCCGGCGGCGGGCGAGAACCAGCCTTTGTCGAAGCCGACGTAGTTCGAAGTCACCGTGCTCACGCGGCTCTGGTCGTAGCCAAATACCGTGGGGAACTGCGTCACGGTGCTGGGCGTGGGCGACGTGTTATAGGCCGTATTGAACGTGGGCGAGAAGCCCGGCGCAGCCAGGTCGTTCACGGTGGTGTTGCTCACCGGGGCCGAGTAGTGGCGGTAGCCTATGGCGTTGGCGCTGTTGATGTAGCGCTGCACCGTGGCCGTGCCGTTCACCACACTGCCTAGGGTGCCGTTGTCCAGCACGGCCGTGCCGGCAGCCGACGAGAGCAGGGTGAAGGATTGGCCGTTCGTGTTCAGATTGCCAAGCTGCAGGGTCACCTGCTGCGCCACGGCCACGGCCTGGCTCAGGCTCAGGCCGCCAGCGTTGGTCACGCCCAGGGCCGATACCTGCGCGGGCAGGCCGGGGCCCGTCACCTGAGCCACCGTGCCATTATAGATGTAGGCAGCACCTGGGCTATACGTGCGGGTGCCCGACAGGCGAATAGCGCCCAGCGCACCCGTTGTATAAATGCCGGCCGCGTCGCAGATGGCCAGCCCGGCGCCGGATTGCAGCACGAAATTGCCCGCTCCGGTGATGGGCTGGCAGTTCTGAATGAGCAAGCCAGTAGGCTGCACCGTGAGGGTACCGGCCACAGTAAGCGGACCGGCCACAATGGCGTTGCCGCCGGCCGCAATGGTGACGTTGTTGTAATTGCCCGCAATGGGCGTGGGCGAGGTGGGCGTGCCGGAGCTCACCGTCAGGTCGGGCAGCGGGGCGGCCGTGGCGTTGCCACTCAGGTTGATGACGTAGCTCGCCTCGTCGGCGTCGTCGTTGACGAGCGTCACCGAACCGGTGCGCGTGCCGGGCGCCGTGGGCCCGAAGATGAAGCTCAGCGCCAGCGAGCCGCCCGCCTGAACGACATAGGGCGCCGCGCCGGAAGAACCAACGGAAAAGTCGCCCGACGGCACCACGCTACTGATGGTCAGCGGCGCCGAACCGGTATTCAGCACCGTGAAGGCCACCGGGCTGAAGCTGCCCACCGTGGTGCTGGGGAAGCCGCTGAAAGTGCTGCCGCTGGCGTAGCTGGTGCTAGCCTGTTGCACGTCAATTTCCGGGGCGGGCACGGCCGTGCCGTTGCCGGTCAGGTTCACGGTGTAGGTAGCGCCGGTGCTGGCATCGGAAACAATAACGAGCGTGCCGGTGCGTGTGCCCAGCACCGTGGGCGTAAAGGTCACGCTTACGGTAGCCGTGCTGCCGGCCGCTACGGTAGCAGGCGCCGTGCCGCTCACGGCAAAATCGCCCGTGGCGGTAATGCTGCTGATGGTGAGCACGCCCGTTCCGCTGTTAGTGAGCGTGAAGGCCACCGGGGCGCTGGTGGTGGCCAGCGTCTGGTTGCCGAAGGCGTAAGCCGCGCCGTTGCTGGGGTAAGCGGTGCCGTTTTGCGTCACGGCCAAGGTGGCGGTGGGCGCGGCCGTGGTGGTCAGCGTGGCCGCGGCCGACGTGGCGCTCGGGCTGCTGAAGCCTGCGTTGCAGGTCGAAGTAGCCGTCACAGAATAGCTGGTACCGGCCGTGAGGCCCGTAAGCGTCACGGGCGAGGCACCCGATGCCGTGATGGGCGCACCGCCCGCCGTGGGCGTGGCCGTCACGGTGTAGGGCCCCGAGCCGTTCGGGCCGGGGGTTACGGTTACGTCGGCCGTGGTTTGGGCGATGTTGGTGAAAGTGGGCGTGTCGGGGGCGCTGCAGGCCGCCAGCACGGGGTTGGCCGTCACCGAGAGGTCGTCCACGGCCAGGCCGTCGTCGGCGCCGGAGGCATCAGCATCCAGCCACCGAATGAAGAACGTCGCGCCGGGGGCGATGGACAGGCCCGTGATAATACCCGAAACAGCCGTGCGGTTGGCGGCGGCGTTGCCGTCTTTGGCGCCGGTGGTGGCCGTGTTCGGCGTCACAAAATCAAGCGTGTTGAAATCCACGTAAGTCCCGGCATTGACGCCGGTGGCCGTGGTGCTGTACTGGAAATCGAGCTGGTCGGTGCGGCCGGCCGTGCCCAGGCGCCACTCCTCCCCGGTGTAGCTGACGCCCAGGCTGGTGATGGTCTGGCCGGTGTTGTTCACATACTGGGCACCGAAGCGCGAAGTCACCGAACCGCTGAGCACGGTGCCCAGTGCCCGGTCGGTGGGCACGGCCGTGCTGCCGAAGCTGTAGGTATCGCCGGCGTTGGACGAGCCCGTGCCGGCCGAGTAGTTGGTGTCGCCACCGGCTTCAAAAAAGTCGAAGCCCGTGGGCAGGGTGGTTTTGGCTCCGGTGCCGGAAGCCGCCAGACTGTTGAAGTCCTCCGTCACGGGCGTATTCACGGCCGCCAGGCTGATGGGCACCAGCGTAAAGACGCCGGTGGCCGTGAGCGTGCGCGCCGCGGTGACGCCGCTGGGCGTGGTCACCGTTACGGGGTACGTGGCCGTGGCCGACTGCGCCGGCGGCGTGATGCTGGCCGTGAGCGTGGTGCTGCTCACAAACGTGGTGGTCAGCGTAGCGCCGTTGAAGCTCACCGTGGCGCCGTTCACGAAGTTGGTGCCCGTGAAGGTGACCGTAGTGGCCTGCCCGGCCACAATGGAAGCAGGGTTGATGCTGGTGAGGGTGGGTGCCGGCAGCGGGTTCACCGTGAAGGTGGCCGCGGCCGAAGCCCCGCCGCCCGGCGTGGGATTGGTCACCACCACGTTGTAGGTGCCGGCGGTGGCCACGTCGCTGGCCAGAATAGCCGCCGTGAGCTGCGTGGCCGACACGAAGGTCGTCGCCCGGTCTACGCCGTTGAAGCTCACCACCGCGCCGCTCACAAAGCTGCTGCCGTTCACGGTGAGCGTGAAGGCGCCGTCGCCAGCCGTGGCCGAGGCCGGCGCCAGGCTGCTGATGGCCGGGGCGGGGTTCAGCCCTTCCCCTTGCAGGGCAATGGTGTAAGTGCTTTCGTCCTGGTCGTTGCTCGTAACCACGAGCGAGCCCGTGCGGGTACCCGCCGCCGTGGGCGCAAACACCACGCTCACGGTCACGGAGCCGTTGGCGGGCACGGTGGCCGGCGTGGCAAGGCCCGACACCGAAAAGTCGCCCGTGGTCGAAACGCTGCTGATGCTCAGGGCATCGGTGGTACTCAGGTTCTGGATGGTGAACGTCACCGCAGCGCTGGACGCGCCCGTAGCCGTATTGGCAAAGCCGCTGTAAGTGCTACCCGTCAGGAAGGTGATGCCTCCCTGTTGCAGGTTGATTTCGGGGTTGGCCGTGGAGGCCTGCCCCTGCGCGCTCAGGTCGATGACGTACGAGCCCTCGTCGGCGTCGCTGTTGGTGATGGTGAGCGTGCCGGTGCGTGTGCCAGCGGCCGTGGGCGCAAAGCTCACGCTAAACGTGGCCGAACTGCCGGCTGCTACGCTGGTGGGCGCACCGCTCACCGAAAAATCACCGGTGGCCGCGACGCTGCTCACGGTCAGGGCCGTGCCGCCGGTGTTTTCAATGGTGAACGTCTTGGTGTCGACGCTGCCCACGGTGGTGGTGGCAAAGCCGCTGTAGGTGCTGCCCGTGAGGTAAGTCACGGTGCCATCGGTCACGTTAATCTCGGCCGGGGTGGCGCACGGGTTGGCCGTGGTAGCCGAGTTGCGCGGTGCCGCCGCCGCCGCCGTAAAGTCGTTGCCGTTCACGTTGGTGTCGGTGCAGCCGCCGTTGGCGCGCAGGTTGGCGTTGCTGTTGCTGGGGGCCGGAGCCGCCGAGGCGCCCTCGTAGGCCGTGGCCGAGCCCGAGCCCAGGAAGTCGACCACGTTGGCCGAGAACGTGGAGTTGGGGCCCGTGGTGGCGGTGGCCAGGGAGGTGTTGTTCACCAGGGCCACCCGGAAGCCGGTGCCGCCCATGGCAATGGTGCCCGTGGCGTCGGGGGTGGGCAGGTTGGTGGTGCCGCCCGAGCCCGCCGCTTCCTGAATAAGGTAGTATTTGCCGGGCTGAATGGTGCCCGAGAGCGTGGTGGAGTTGGCGGTGGTAAAGGTGCCGGTGGTGCTGGCGTACTGCACGGTCCAGCCCGTCACGTTCACGGCCGTGGTGCCCCGGTTAAACAGCTCAATGAAGTCGTTTTTATATACCGACCCGGAGTTGCCCCCGCCCCCATAGGCTTGGCTGATGACGACCTGGGCCCGCCCCGTCAGGGGCAGCAGCAAAGCCAAGGCATAAAACAGTTTCAGCCAGTGAGCCGGCCGATGATGCGTAAGGAGTTTGCTCATATGGAGAAAGGAAAAGGTGAGAAATAAAGTACTACAGAAGCCATCGGGGAAGCAAGTGCCGAACAGGCGAACGCGCCCAACGGCTGTCCCGCCAGGCACTCGCCAAACTTGCATCTAAAGTAGGTTATATTAGATACACCACCCAGCCCGGTAACGATTCCTTTACTTCAGGGCGCGCAGCTGCTCCAGCGCCTCCTGGGTTTCTTTCTGCTTGCCGGCCTCCTTCTCCTCTTCCGACAGGGGCTTTTTGGGCACGGTGCCATAAAACGCCAGGATGTTCTGGCGGGCCACCGGGTTCAGGTTCTCAAACTTTTTGTTGGCCAGCTTGCGCACCCATTCGCCGTAGGTTTCGTCGGCCAGGCCGTACTCGCCGGCGTGGGTGGGGTGGCCGGTATCAAAGTCGATGTTGGCCAGCGCGAGGGGCGCGGCGGCCGTGTCGGCGGGCTGGCGGGCAATATCGGCGCAGTACTTGGCCATCACCGAGCGGAAGCTGCTGCGGAATATCTTTTCGGCCTCGGGCGTGGGCAGCTTGAAGGCAAACGGCTTGAGCGGCCCGATTTTGGGCAGCACGCGAATGAAGTACGAAATGATGCGCGCCCCAAACCCCGGCCGCTGGTAGTCGTTGCCGTACTCCTTCTGGAAAGCCTTGGGGTGGTTGCGCTCCATGTAGTCGCGCCGCCGGGCGCCGGGGCTCAGCTTCAGAATGTCTTTGCGCTTGTAGTGCCACGCGGCCCGCGCCGCCTGCGGAATGAGCTGGCTCACGGCAAAGCGAAAGCTGGCAATGCTCAGGTCCACGTTCACAATGACCTGGCCCAGCTCCAGGCCGTAGGTTTTCAAAAAGGCCCGTTCCAGGGCCGATTTACTTACTTGAAAACCAATCTTCTGGTGGTAGTCCTGGCTATGGTATTTGCCGCTGGCCAGCTGCACCACATCGAAGGAAAACTCCAGTTGCCCGTGCTGCACTTTGCCCTGCTCGTAGGTCACCACGTCGCCGTACTTGGCCTTCAGGTCGGGGTACACCAGGGGCACGGCGCGGTTGGTGCCTTCGGAGTGGCCGTTGCGGTCGGCGGCGTAGTGAGCCAGCGCGCCCAGGGCAAAGGCGTAGTCGTTGCGGTCCTCGGCTTCGAGCAGCAGGTTGCGCACGAAGTCGCCGGAGCGCACGTAGTGCGTGAGGTTGGTGAACAGCTTCGAGCCGAACGGGTAGTAGCCCATGTCCTGAATGATGGCCCCGCCGTAGGCATAGGCCTTGGCGTCAATCAGCTGCTCCGGGGTCGAGGTCGGATAGCGCTTCAGAATGGCGGGCACCAGACAGCGCTCCCAGGTTGAGTCGATGTTGGCCTCGTGGGTGAGCACGGCGTAGGCGGCCGCGGGACGCGCAGAAAAAGCCAGCCCCAGGGCTAGCAGCAAAAGAGTAAGGCGAGGCATGGACTAAGGCTAAGCACAACGTTAGGTGCCTGCAACGACAAACGGGCCCGCGCCGTTGTCAGCGGCGCTGCTCAGGCGCTTGCCAGCCACCACAGCCCGGCCGCCACCAGCGCCCCCACCAGCGTGTTGAGCAAGTTCACCGCGTTGTTGGGCAGCAGCCCTCGGCGCTCCAGCGTGGCCCCCAGCACCGAGTCGGCCAGGTTGCCGGCCGTGCCGGCCACCAGCAGCCAGCCCACCCACGGCCCCCACCCACCGCCGAGGCAATACGCGCCGGCAATGACTGCGCTGCCCGCCAGGCCCAGCAGCGTGCCTTCAAGGCTCACCACGCCGTTTTCACCCCGGGCATCGGGCCGAAACGTGAGGATGTTGTAATACCGGCGCCCATACACGTTGCCCAGCTCCGACGACAGCGTATCGGCGGTGGCCGCGGCAAAGGCCCCGGCCAGCATCAGCTGTCCCAGCGGCGCGAAGGCCGGAAAGGCACCGCTCAGCAGGCCCAGTGCACCCGCCACGCCGGCGTTGGCCAGCACCTGCCCGGCCGTGCGGCGGCCCTTATTTTCCTCGGCCAGGCCCAGCCGGTGCTTGTCGGCCACCCGCCAGCCCGAGGCCGCCGTACCCAGCCCGAAAAACAGCGCCAGCAGCCCCAGCCCCACAAAGCCCGCCCCCCAGTAAATGGCCAGGCCCACGGCCCCGCCCAGCCACACGCCCGCCGGCGTCAGCTTGCCGGTTCGGGCCGCGTAGCCCATGCCCACCGCCAGAAAAAATGCCACCAGGGCCAGTTGCCACGCCTGCGTCATGTATACAGAGTAGCCGCTTACAGCAGGCCCGGCAGCCCTTTCACATTCAGGCGAGCAAACTTCTGCACCCGCGCAAACCGCGCCGTGGTTTCGGCCAGCTCTTCGTCCTTGGGTAAAGACGCGGGCACGTCGGTGTGCAGCCGCGCAAACACGGCAGCCGCAATGTCCATGTAGCCGAGCAGCAGCAGATACAGCTGCTTTTTCTCGTCTTCGGCGTAGCCTTTCTGCCGAATGGCCTTCGTCAGGGTATCGAGCTGGTTGGTTTCGTCGGTAAACAAGTCGCGCAGGGTCCGCCGATGCTGCCCGTACAGGTCCAGCTCTTCAGCCGTGGCCGCCGAGGCCGCAAACGGAAACGTCCCAGCGGCAAAGGCCACGCCCCCGGCAAAAGCGGCTTCAGCCTCGTACACGGCGGCCAGGTGCTTTTGCAGGCTGGTCCACAGCCCCGTCCGGGCTTTGTCGAAGGCAGAAAGGTCGTTATTCATGTGGGGAAAGCAATTAAAACGGTGAATCAACAAAAAGAGGCGCTTCTTCTGCAAGAAGCGCCTCCTTTCAACGGGGTAACCGGTGCTTAGGCGTTTTTCTTCGGCCGGCCGGGCTTTTTGGCGCCGCCTTCGGCGGGCGCTTTGGGCGTCCGGGGCTTGCGGGTGCGCGGCGTCGACACGTAGCCGTCGGCCAGTACGGCTTCCATCTCACCCAACGACGCCTGCAGGGCGCCCAGGGCGGTGGTCACCTTGCGCAGGGCGCGCTTCAGGTCAGCTTTTACCGCGTCGGCTTGTTGCGCCGATTCCACGACTTTCTGGAATTCATCAAAGTTTAAGGCCATATGCAGCAAATAATGAAGTGTGGCCAAAGATAGAATGCCATCGATATACTTGCACGGCCTGCCAACCGGAACTCCACCCGCAGCATAAGTAGAAATCCTACCCGGCTACAAAGCAAAAGCCCCGTTTCTAGCCTAGAAACGGGGCTTTGGGCGTAGAGAGCGAGGGATTCGAACCCCCGGAGGTTTAACCCTCAACGGTTTTCAAGACCGCCGCAATCGACCACTCTGCCAGCTCTCTGGGGCAATTGTGTAGCGCGCTGTGGTAAGCTTGGGCAACAAAAAAGGCTTTTTCCAGCGCAGAAAAAGCCTTTTTGTAGAGAAGGGGGGATTCGAACCCCCGATACCGTTGCCGGTATAACGGTTTTCGAAACCGTCGCATTCGACCACTCTGCCACCTCTCTATACAGGCCCCCGAGTGATTGGGGAGTGCAAAAGTAGAAAGGAATGCGGAATGAAAAACCAGGAGCGAAGAAAAAATTTCACACTTTTTCCTATTCCATTCAGAATCAATTCCTCACTCCTCGTTCCGCATTCGCAGCTGCTCGCGCATCATTTGCCGGCGGCGGCCGGTGATGGCGTCCATGCTCACGTTCACTTCGAAGCCGATAATCAGTGTCATGCACACAAATTCCAGCCACACCATGAAGCCCACCAGCGCCCCAATGGAGCCGTAAAAGGTGTTGTAGGAATTGAAGATGCGCACGTAGAGCGTGAACAGGAACGACACTAGAAAGATGAGCAGCGTGGCCACCACGGCCCCGGCCGAGAGCAGCGGCCACTTGTCGTGCACGGGCGGTACGAAGTAGTAAATCACACAGGTCGTGCTCAAAAACAGGCCCACCAGCGAGCCGTACCGAATAAGCGTGAGCACCAAATCGGTGAACCGCTCGGGCACGATTTCATAGAATACCAGCCCGTCAATCAGGTAGGTGCCAAAGAAAATACCGGTGATGGCCAGCACCAGTATCAGCGACAGCACGAAGGTGAGTGCCGTGGCAATCATGCGCTTGCGCAGATAGCTGCGGTGCTTAAACCACGGGTACTTCTTCTCGAAAGCATCGAGCAGCGCCATGATGCCGTTGGAGCTGAGCACCAGCGCGGTGCCAAAACCGAACGAAAGCAGGCCGCCGTGCGGAATGTTCACGATGTCCTCGATGGTGGAGGCGGTGGCCGCGTACAGCTCGTGCGGCATGAAATCGGCCAGAAACTGCAGAATGTCCACGTTCAGGTTCGGCACGGGAATGTACGGAATAAGCGTGAACAGGAAAATGATGGTCGGGAACAGGGCTACCGTGAGGTTGAAGGCCATATAGGCGGCGCGCTTTTCCAGCGAGTCGAGCCGCAGCTCGTGCAGGATGCGGTCCAGAATGTCGTAGACCGAGGCCTGGCCGCCGGGCAGCCGCAGCCGTTTCAGGCCCACAATCAGCCGCCGGTAGGTGCGCTGGCGGCGCACATCCGGAAAGCGGGCTCGGCTGATGGCGGCAGGGGCTTTCAAGGGACAGTTAACAGTTATCAGTGAACAATATCAGCTGCGAAAAGCGCTTTACTAACGGTTAACTGTTCGCAGCTTTTCTATTTCCGAAACGCGGCCGGTGCGGGCGCGTCGGGCAGGATGGCGCCGGGCTTGGGCAGCACCGGGCTTTCGAGGTCGTCGTCGCTAAAATACGGCGCCAGCTGCTGCTGGATGCTTTCGGGGATGGACACGGGCCGGCCGGTGGTGGTTTTCACAAACACCATGAGTGTGTGGCCTTCGGTGAGCAGCTCTTGGGCTTCGTTATAAATCTCATAATCAAACAGCACGCGCGTGCCTTCAGGCGGCTGGCGCAGCAGCAGGCGCACCGTGAGCAGGTCGTCGTAGCGCGCGGGCCGGCGGAAGCGGGTGCGCAGCTCCCCCACCGGCATGCCCACGCCGTCGGCTTCCAGCTCCTTATAGCTGATGCCGAGCTTGCGAAAGGCCTCGGTGCGGGCCACTTCGAAATAGGCCGCGTAGTTGCCGTGGTAGACGTAGCCCATCTGGTCGGTTTCGGCGTAGCGCACGCGGATTTGGATGTCAGATTGATACATTTTTGGTAATTAACTGAACGTCATGCAGAGCGCAGCGAAGCATCTTGCCCGCTACCAGTAATTCTGTCGATTGGATTGCTTCCTGCGGGCAAGATGCTTCGCTGCGCTCTGCATGACGTTCTAATATTAAGTTATTTAATCCCGGCCCGGTTCAGCGCGGCTTGGTAGCGGCGGGCATTGGCAATGTGCTCCGTCTCGTTGGTAGCAAACGCGTGGTAGCCGCTGAAGTCTTCCTTGGCGCAGAAATACAGATAGTTGTTGCTTTCCGGCTTCAGCACCGCGTCGATGCTGGCAATGCTGGGCAGGTTGATGGGGCCGGGCGGCAGGCCGTTGTACTTATAGGTGTTGTATGGCGAGTCTTTTTGCAGGTGCACGTTGAGCACGCGCTTGATGGTGAAGTCGCGGTTGGCGTACACCACGGTGGGGTCGGCCTGCAGCTTCATGCCGCGCTTGAGGCGGTTGAGGTACACACCGGCGATGCGGGGGCGCTCGTCGGCGTGCTGCTGCTGCTCGGCTTCCACAATGCTGGCCAGGGTGCTTACCTGGGCGCGGGTGAGGCCCAGCTTTTCGCGTTGGGCGTCGCGGGCAGGCGTCCAGAACTGCTCGTAGGCGGTTTTCATGCGCTGCATCAGGCGCCTGGCCGAGGTGTTCCAGTACGTGTCGTAGGTGTTCGGAATGAACATGGTGAGCACCGTGGTGGTGTCGAAACCCAGGCTCTTGGTGTAGGCGGGGTCGCGCAGCAGCGAGTCGAGGCGGGCGGCGGGCACGTCGACCTGGCTGGCCAGCTTGGTCACCAGTTCGTTGCGCAGGCGCACCGTGTTGAAGGTGAGCTTCACCGGCGACTGCGAGCCGCTCTTGAGCACGTTGATGAGCTGGCGGTTGGTGAAGCCGTCCTTCAGCTCGTAGTTGCCGGGCTTCACGGCGCCGGGCTGGTCGTACTTCATCAGCCGGGCCACGAAGTGCAGCGAGAGCTTATCCACCACGGCGCCGGTTTTGTCGATGGCGCCCAAAGCCGTCTTCCAATCGGCGCCGCGCGGTATCACCACGTAGGTGGGCTTGCCCTTGGTTTCGATGTTGGCGGTGAAAAACACCTGGTAGAAATAGTAGGAAAAACACACCAGCGCCAGCGTGAAAACGATGCTGACGACGCCCCAGCGCCGGCGGCGCTTCAGGGCTTGGTTGCGGTAGTCGAGGGCCGTCTTTTTGGCAGGCTGGGACATGGGAATGACGAAGAATTGCGAGGGAGCGGCGTCAAAAGTACGAAGCCCGGCAACCCGGACGCGCGGGCCGGGCGTAGTTGGTTCGTTTCGGCCGGGCGTAGTACCTTGCCCGCCCCTACGGCTTGGCCGGCCCCGCGCCGCCGCCCGGGGCTGTCCATCGCCGGCCGCGGCTGGCCTTCACGCTTTCATTCCCCACCTCACCC
This DNA window, taken from Hymenobacter sp. 5317J-9, encodes the following:
- a CDS encoding choice-of-anchor D domain-containing protein, which encodes MSKLLTHHRPAHWLKLFYALALLLPLTGRAQVVISQAYGGGGNSGSVYKNDFIELFNRGTTAVNVTGWTVQYASTTGTFTTANSTTLSGTIQPGKYYLIQEAAGSGGTTNLPTPDATGTIAMGGTGFRVALVNNTSLATATTGPNSTFSANVVDFLGSGSATAYEGASAAPAPSNSNANLRANGGCTDTNVNGNDFTAAAAAPRNSATTANPCATPAEINVTDGTVTYLTGSTYSGFATTTVGSVDTKTFTIENTGGTALTVSSVAATGDFSVSGAPTSVAAGSSATFSVSFAPTAAGTRTGTLTITNSDADEGSYVIDLSAQGQASTANPEINLQQGGITFLTGSTYSGFANTATGASSAAVTFTIQNLSTTDALSISSVSTTGDFSVSGLATPATVPANGSVTVSVVFAPTAAGTRTGSLVVTSNDQDESTYTIALQGEGLNPAPAISSLAPASATAGDGAFTLTVNGSSFVSGAVVSFNGVDRATTFVSATQLTAAILASDVATAGTYNVVVTNPTPGGGASAAATFTVNPLPAPTLTSINPASIVAGQATTVTFTGTNFVNGATVSFNGATLTTTFVSSTTLTASITPPAQSATATYPVTVTTPSGVTAARTLTATGVFTLVPISLAAVNTPVTEDFNSLAASGTGAKTTLPTGFDFFEAGGDTNYSAGTGSSNAGDTYSFGSTAVPTDRALGTVLSGSVTSRFGAQYVNNTGQTITSLGVSYTGEEWRLGTAGRTDQLDFQYSTTATGVNAGTYVDFNTLDFVTPNTATTGAKDGNAAANRTAVSGIITGLSIAPGATFFIRWLDADASGADDGLAVDDLSVTANPVLAACSAPDTPTFTNIAQTTADVTVTPGPNGSGPYTVTATPTAGGAPITASGASPVTLTGLTAGTSYSVTATSTCNAGFSSPSATSAAATLTTTAAPTATLAVTQNGTAYPSNGAAYAFGNQTLATTSAPVAFTLTNSGTGVLTISSITATGDFAVSGTAPATVAAGSTATVSVTFTPTVLGTRTGTLVIVSDASTGATYTVNLTGNGTAVPAPEIDVQQASTSYASGSTFSGFPSTTVGSFSPVAFTVLNTGSAPLTISSVVPSGDFSVGSSGAAPYVVQAGGSLALSFIFGPTAPGTRTGSVTLVNDDADEASYVINLSGNATAAPLPDLTVSSGTPTSPTPIAGNYNNVTIAAGGNAIVAGPLTVAGTLTVQPTGLLIQNCQPITGAGNFVLQSGAGLAICDAAGIYTTGALGAIRLSGTRTYSPGAAYIYNGTVAQVTGPGLPAQVSALGVTNAGGLSLSQAVAVAQQVTLQLGNLNTNGQSFTLLSSAAGTAVLDNGTLGSVVNGTATVQRYINSANAIGYRHYSAPVSNTTVNDLAAPGFSPTFNTAYNTSPTPSTVTQFPTVFGYDQSRVSTVTSNYVGFDKGWFSPAAGDAMAVNRGYTVNAPNTALIDFVGTLNNGSQNSGTLAYTGADGGWQFLGNPYPAPLDWSTVGTAQRPGMDAAMYVFQSSGQYGGSYRSYANGVGASSLIPTASGYFVRVATQGSTGAVNLTNANRVATYGPQPAFGRGTVDVRPQVHLQLSGASTGLDEAYVYFEAGATAGRDAEFDATKLANPSGLNLASVANGQEMAINGLPLPGSAAVIVPLAVQVPQAGSYRFAAANVANFTGTVTLVDALTGTRTALSTGSSYAFTLAATTAPGRFSLEFRAAGVLATTPAQALAAQTQLFPNPASTSFRLQLPVLSSKAAVSATLVNALGQTVLTRKLSAPAGQGISEEFDVRGLAAGVYTLRLSIDGTPVVRKVVVE
- a CDS encoding DUF92 domain-containing protein; translation: MTQAWQLALVAFFLAVGMGYAARTGKLTPAGVWLGGAVGLAIYWGAGFVGLGLLALFFGLGTAASGWRVADKHRLGLAEENKGRRTAGQVLANAGVAGALGLLSGAFPAFAPLGQLMLAGAFAAATADTLSSELGNVYGRRYYNILTFRPDARGENGVVSLEGTLLGLAGSAVIAGAYCLGGGWGPWVGWLLVAGTAGNLADSVLGATLERRGLLPNNAVNLLNTLVGALVAAGLWWLASA
- the mltG gene encoding endolytic transglycosylase MltG, which codes for MSQPAKKTALDYRNQALKRRRRWGVVSIVFTLALVCFSYYFYQVFFTANIETKGKPTYVVIPRGADWKTALGAIDKTGAVVDKLSLHFVARLMKYDQPGAVKPGNYELKDGFTNRQLINVLKSGSQSPVKLTFNTVRLRNELVTKLASQVDVPAARLDSLLRDPAYTKSLGFDTTTVLTMFIPNTYDTYWNTSARRLMQRMKTAYEQFWTPARDAQREKLGLTRAQVSTLASIVEAEQQQHADERPRIAGVYLNRLKRGMKLQADPTVVYANRDFTIKRVLNVHLQKDSPYNTYKYNGLPPGPINLPSIASIDAVLKPESNNYLYFCAKEDFSGYHAFATNETEHIANARRYQAALNRAGIK
- a CDS encoding zinc dependent phospholipase C family protein, with translation MPRLTLLLLALGLAFSARPAAAYAVLTHEANIDSTWERCLVPAILKRYPTSTPEQLIDAKAYAYGGAIIQDMGYYPFGSKLFTNLTHYVRSGDFVRNLLLEAEDRNDYAFALGALAHYAADRNGHSEGTNRAVPLVYPDLKAKYGDVVTYEQGKVQHGQLEFSFDVVQLASGKYHSQDYHQKIGFQVSKSALERAFLKTYGLELGQVIVNVDLSIASFRFAVSQLIPQAARAAWHYKRKDILKLSPGARRRDYMERNHPKAFQKEYGNDYQRPGFGARIISYFIRVLPKIGPLKPFAFKLPTPEAEKIFRSSFRSVMAKYCADIARQPADTAAAPLALANIDFDTGHPTHAGEYGLADETYGEWVRKLANKKFENLNPVARQNILAFYGTVPKKPLSEEEKEAGKQKETQEALEQLRALK
- a CDS encoding YihY/virulence factor BrkB family protein, whose translation is MKAPAAISRARFPDVRRQRTYRRLIVGLKRLRLPGGQASVYDILDRILHELRLDSLEKRAAYMAFNLTVALFPTIIFLFTLIPYIPVPNLNVDILQFLADFMPHELYAATASTIEDIVNIPHGGLLSFGFGTALVLSSNGIMALLDAFEKKYPWFKHRSYLRKRMIATALTFVLSLILVLAITGIFFGTYLIDGLVFYEIVPERFTDLVLTLIRYGSLVGLFLSTTCVIYYFVPPVHDKWPLLSAGAVVATLLIFLVSFLFTLYVRIFNSYNTFYGSIGALVGFMVWLEFVCMTLIIGFEVNVSMDAITGRRRQMMREQLRMRNEE
- a CDS encoding thioesterase family protein, encoding MYQSDIQIRVRYAETDQMGYVYHGNYAAYFEVARTEAFRKLGISYKELEADGVGMPVGELRTRFRRPARYDDLLTVRLLLRQPPEGTRVLFDYEIYNEAQELLTEGHTLMVFVKTTTGRPVSIPESIQQQLAPYFSDDDLESPVLPKPGAILPDAPAPAAFRK